TATCTTCTGGTTTTCATTCACCtccactttcttttttttttatttttctttatcttgGGCCCTTTTTACACTAAAAGTGATTTCATATTTTCTCAACCCCTTCTCTCAAGAAATAAAAGGGGATCACATGAGCCCATTATTCATCATGAGGGAACTATTTGCAAGTTTACTCAATTTTCATCATTATTGCAATGGATGCAATAATTGgtaaaaataacaaattttgGAATGTTGAAGGAACCAATGGGAATATAGTAAGGAAACAATGGGCATGAGTCATGCACTGATGCTTAGCCCAAGCATTTATTGCTCATCCATTACAGAAAGGTGGTAATGGTTTTGAGCCATATCGAGATATACCTAGGTTTTTGTgttgtttttgatttttttttcttttacagtAGAAAATGCCCATAGGCAATGGGCCACACAATATGGaatgtcttctcctatataccAACAAGCCTACCAAGCTTAGTGAAGTTGAGATTTGAACCAACGCTTTTAGTAAGAACACTAAGAGACATGACCAACTTGGTAAGTTGGAACCTTCAAGTTGATTAATGGAGTGTCATAGAAGTACTTGTGGTACGATTAGCATAAAGCTTTCTAAAGTTATGTAAGCAATGTCTGCGGAACCATCCCCATAGCCTGGTTTTGAGTGTACTCAGCCATACCGACGCCGGATCGAGATGATTTTTGCCTTCACATCGAGAAACCAACAaggaagggggagagggagaaggaaaaagaggaaaaaaaagagaatgagGGGGGAGTGAGTGTGGTGGATGACTGGCGGAGGTCAGCGGTGAGTTGCGGAGGGCCGAAGCGGGACGCTAAGGGGTGGAGGAAGGGCTCCGCCCTCCGAGTCCCCTGATTCATTCGAAACAGGGGTCCCAGAGGGGCcccttttttacttttttattttgaagaatttaagtgaagtcggcaagggggttgccgacttcacttaatttttttaaaataacttttttaattttagaaaaattaataaagtcGGCAAGCAGGTCACCGACTTTACTTAAAttcttcaaaataaaaaaaggcccCTCTGGGACCCCAGTTTCGAACAAAATAAGGGAATCGAAGGGCGGAGCCCTTCCTCCGCCCCCTCTGCAGCCCTCCATCAGCCTCCGCTGGCCATCTgccaccctccctctctctctttttctctcttccattctccctctcccctgccCTCTCTGCTATGTCCGTAAAGAGCTAACATGAAACGGCATGGGGGCATAATGAATTGTGCTGCCGAGCAACTAATATGGGCCCTAGTACCGACACAGCGATCCTTGTATGCAAGAGAGTCTTTATATTGGGGAGGAGCTACCCACTATCATGTAGACCATTAAGAGAGTCTTGATATCTATTCTTGAAGCTCCATGACCAAGAAAAAGGGTTTGCAAAGAAATTACAAAAATTGTGACACTTCATTTCTCCAAAAGCTTTTTCCTCTCCATACTAATAAAAATGCGGACTACTTGACCTTTGACCATGGACCATGAGCCTACACCTTTATGTAACATTACTATTTCTAAACCAATTAGGCAttctatattattttaataaatgtGCACTCCACTCCTATGAATTGAATTCTTACTTCAGAGAGACAAATAGGGGGACCGCATTAGCTACAAATAGGACTGTATTATTAGACCGGATCACAGTCATTTATTATTCCTCTCGCGTGATTACTGTCATTCAGGCTTTCTCTCACATGCATTGAACATGTTGACAGTAATATGCATTATGTTAAACTaccacaaggattggacaaacTTAAGCCCTAACAATCACTAATCCAATCTGATATTCTTTTATTTAATTTAGAATTAGGACTGAATTTTTGGCACATTATTGTCATGGATCAATTATCAATGAAGAAAACCTTTTTCTTATTCAACCTAAAAGCTATTGAGATGTTTTAACCTAGCTATGCATGACCTTTGTTCTAATGTTACCAATTGGATCATGATTAAGCAAAAGTTTGTCGATTGAATGTATCATGTTGTAGTTCATTCTTGTAGTTGGCCCATCCCAACACATTTACCTTGCCAGAAAAGTCTTTCTAAAAACAGTGCTTCCAGAAAAGCATTGAATGATATGCTTAGGTAGTACCAAAATTTTTtgataaaagaaattaaagcaTAGGACTTATGCATGTCATAATGTAACATATGGTTGCTTAGTTTTAGATGTGAAGTAGTATAACagcaaaaaaaatctaaaatttgaaaagaaagagtaaAAAACTGTAGACGAGAAAGTAGGGTCAAAGAGCAAAAGGGTTGTTCAATACAACCTTAATTTCACAAGTTCGTGTAGGGGGAAATGGGTGTTTATGATGACGCAACCTTATCAATGTCAAAGAAGCTAAAAGCATTAGacatgtcattcatttccttggCCCCTTAACAAGATTATTCAAGATCACATTAGAAATACTATGCATACAACCATTGGACTTATCTACTCATCAAATAAGCACATATATCCTTTACTTTCCTTGAATACATTATCTCATCTTTTTACAATAGGAGAATATGATGATAGACTAGACCTCacttagaaaaaaataataagctaAAAACTgccatatcaaaaaaaaataaaaaactattcATATGTAACCCTTGCAACTCTTCTTGCACAGTTCATAACAGTTTTCAATATAATGGTTGTCGTCATGATATTGCTTAACAAAAAGACACTCATTCCTAGCACATCTCACTGAAGCACACAAAAGACCAAGTAAAAAGGAAGATGAGAGCAACATTTGAAGTTTACAAGCATGTCAAAGAATAGATATTCAGTAATAAAATATGACTAAAGCTTATCATCTCTGCCAatattaacttttttttaaaaaggaaaagaagagaaaagaatagATTTATACAATCGCACAAATAACTATTTCAAGCAAATTCATTATGAAATCAAGAAATCAAAGCATAAGGAATACTATAAACAAACtgaattatattaataaaaccATATAATGAACAATACTCTAATACAAATCTTCATACCGGGTTCCAAATTGCAATAGTTGGATTTGCCCCAAAAGTTGAAAGATTATGAGCAATCTCCGTCACATACGCCCCACTGCCGGCAACAAGAACCTTTTGTTCATTGTACCTTGCACCATTCCTATAGTTGTGGAAATGGACAATCTCCCCTGTAAAATTTTCAAGCCCAGGATGATCAGGGATCAAGCCTTTGCTATTATTCCCTGtagctaagataaggaacctagCCTCATATGTGACCAACTCTCCTGTGTCGGTGTTAGAACCTTCTATCTTCCACTGCTTGGCCTCTTCATCAAACTTCATCGAGTGCACATTTTTCCCATATATAGGGTGTATCTTTAGAAGCCTCTCATACTCGTCTTGATAATATGTGATGTCTTTTCCTTGAAGAGAGGTGGCAGGGTGTGGCACCCCAGGTTGGGAGCAGAATAGCCTAAGGAGATCAAGTTTTATCCTATCATATGTCCACATCTTCCAAAAGGAAGTGCGGCAATCTTCCTTCTCGATGATGGTGAAAGGGATTGCAAGAAGGTTAAGCAACGCTGCAATGGAGAGACCTGCAAGACCAGCACCAATGATGAGAACCTCTTCCATGTTTCACCTATTCACCTTATTACCTCTAAATGATCACTTCTCTTTTTCTCCACTCCTAatctctctttcctctcctctctcaCTCTTTCTATCGAAATGTCTATACGGGGTGACTATTTCTTCCTTAATGGGTTTTAATGGAGAATAAAATATAGAGGATGTATATTAGCAAGAAGACTCTACCAATtgataataattaattggaaatTTTAATGATTTACATATATAAAAGAGTTAAATGAACTGGGTTAGAGTTGATAGGAGAGTAATAATTAACTGCTCTAGGTTCATGCACCTTTTTGCTTTTAGCTATGTGGGGCGGttatgcatttataaatggtaATAATTGTGAAAATTACCCAATACACCTACTCAAATTAAGGTCAATTTTACTCACAACCCCTCATATTTATAAAGTTTCAATTAAATTCCTTAAGTGATTCAATGTGGTCCCGCCAGCCATCTCCATTTACCTGAGATCAAGGTTCACCATAACGGTACCAGTCAGCGTACCGATGGCGGCCcaaaccggtacgtaccggtcccgtaccagCCCCGTACCGATACCGCAGTCATACCAGCCAGTTTTTCAATAAAAACTTCCAGTATCGGATCCCACGCTGATCCGATACCGGTCCCAGCCCGGACCGattcgtaccggccggtacggcatacccTGCCTGAGATGATTGCATAATGTGATAGTCGTGTACATATTTAGGACTACAATACCCTTAACTAAGATAAGGGCTCAACGAAGGAGTTTGGTGGTTCTTGGCCCTGAAGGTTTAGGGGACAGCTACGAGAAAGGTGGCACGATAGCAACactaataatagtaaaaaaaaaaagaaatcttaaAAATACAGaatctttaaaagaaaaatctcaaaaaatagagaagttgaaagaaaaaagaaggcacGGATTCACCATTCACCATAACTGGTAAATCTAAGAAGTCGTTTGGTATGGGGCGATTATCctaagatcaagggtgatgtggatggaggtgatgagatcaccgcCTTTGGTTACACCACAATGATCCTATGTGGCAATGATTTCAAATCACTCCAATCCTCAAATCACCATCCAACCCAGTGATAGAATGCCCGTTCTTGAGGTCGGAAATTTAAAATCACCCCAGGACAGTGATTTTGGTGAAAGTTGAGGACAAAAATATCCTTCAGTCCAGCAGAAAAATTGGTATATCAAAAtaccattaatatattatatatgatattgtattatattgatattatatattgcattataatatattattaatcatattattgtcatattattattcaatgataattttaaattatagtagaaatatattattgtactttatattcttataatgaaaatatttaatatattacttctatttaccttattttcctaatcaaaagaattattagtattaaaaatgatatattataagtataaataaaagtaTTAATTTTATAATAACAATTGATATACTTTATaggattaataatatatttttatggaatataTCAGAAGTAATTTTGGTATTATATAGTGAATGATCTTAGAATCCCATAGAATACCAAATAGGTTACTCATGGACTCATGGATATCCGAAaatctttaattgctggaacaTAGTATACCAAACGCAGTGATCTTAAATCATCAAAGATCAGATTATTCGGATATAAGGATCAccagtgatctaagatcaccTCGATAATTCCATTTGGGTCAACAAATGCCACCTAAGTGGCTGCGTATGGTTGCATACAAAAGAACAGCAGCAGGCCATCTAGTTCGAATAATATCTTTCAtgcgaaagaatgattgatcttcttttgCAATGTCAACCATTTGATCGTGCCTCGCATAGATTGCAAAGCAATCCGAACTCTTTCTTTCATATGCCTGCACAGTCTTGAAGGGGCTATTgcacgatccaatggttgacgtGAAAGAAAGTAAATCATTCTTTCGCAACAAAGATACAAGAATGCCTTTTAAGATTACCTCACCGTCAATAAAATAGCCATTTTTCGCTCATCAACGTAGCAAAACCCTCATCCAGGAATCATAACAGCCTCCTCATAAacccaaaagcacaaacaaaaagaagaatagaagcatgaaagaagaaatataaaaggagaaagagaaaagatATCAAGAAGCACAACAACACGGCAATTACCCACCTGGGAGAGCACCACCGTGGCCAGCAGCATGTGTACAAGCACGGCGATGGAGGGGCGCTCCCACATGCAGACGGAGTGGACCCAGTGGGCCAGCCCGGCGGCCTTGGAGAGGCACCCCACCACCCCGGCAGGGGATTCGAACCCTTGTTCCAACTTACTTCCACTTCGAGCCCCAGCCGGGCCGGCACGATCCGTACGGCCGTTCCCCGCAGCACATCCTGCTGGACCGTCCCCGGCGGCAGCATCGGGCTCCCGTACGCCTGGATCAGGCTCACCCACGACGCCAGCTCCAGCTTCCCCATCTTCTTCGTCTCCGCCTGCTGGACCGCCGGCAGTGGAAACATCTTCACCTACGGCGGTTCGCGTCTAGCATCCATAGCCGGATCTGGGCACTGTCGAAAACGGCGATGGTGAGGACGGTGTAGTgggggtcgaacacgggtcgaaCACGTCCCAGGCATACTGCTCCTTCCACGGCCACCAGGTGTTGAAGTTGTCGAGGATGGTGCAGGTGCGCGCGCCCCACTTGGGCCCGTACTTGAGCACCATGTACGCGGTCAGTGGAGCCGCAGGCCCCATCCATGGACACCTTCATCGGCACCAGGTTGTCCGCCGGCCGGACGCCCACCTCCGCCAGCCTGATAGGGCGGCTTCGGCAGCTGCTTCGAGGCCACCTCGTTCATCACATGGTTCCCTCCTTCCAGGCAGACCTACACGTGCACCTGCAGCCGCTCCGCGTCCCCGCCGGCCAGGTTCAGCCATCGCGATGGCGGCTCCGCCCAGTCATCCACCTTTCTTTCTAAACATGAAGCGGGTGCTCATGCAAGAACAGCAAATTACttatttttaatcttcttttAAAAACTCAAAGATCCAAACCAAATGATATATGGGTGGGAATGAAgactaaatgaaaattttggtGATTAAAGGTGGTTTTGAGTTCTAGTTTATTTGGAAAGTTGAATGAACTTTCCAGGTAAAAGATTGAATAAAAGTCTATATTTGTTAATAGAAAAAATTACAGAGATATTCCTTCACGATTGGGTTCCAAATTTGTAAAAATTTCAATTATCCATTGCAATGTAGCTCAGCCATCTATTTGTCTCCTAACACCATtaacgaaaaataaaaaatgaccaTAATACTTTGTCTTTCATAGGGGCTACAAATGGaagaaattgtttcaactgtaATTGTTGTTGAGAAGGACACGAGGTGAGGATTTGGGAGAGAGGTGGAAAAGAGTTGAAGGCCTTGCAACTCCGGTGGACGATGGTGCCGCCTaatacgagagagagagagagagagagagagagagagaatggttgagagagagagagaaaatgagaGAGTCGGAGACAGAAAACAGAGAGAAAAGAATAGGGCTCCTAATATAGTTTAGTcgagggaagaagatggagaggAAATGGGAGAAAGGAGAGCTCCCGAGAACCATGGTGGTGGTGGGTGGAAGTTGGGGGACCGGCAATCGATTAGCGGCAGCATGCAATGATGGGCAGCCGcggaaagagaaaatgaagaagaaacaagGCTCCAGAACCCCAACCATCTAACTTCCCCAATCTCATGGCAATACTATGCCTACCCAAGGCTTTCAAGAAGACCATCCCCTCCGGccctataatatttttttgaactcAATACCATTGGTAACAATctaaaatctcatccaaaataactagtcgaaagatattatttaaatttcttgatcctatataaatacCCAAATTTATTCAGCGAATAATCGATTTAGAACTAAACACGCACCCGCACTGGTCCTCACATCAACTATCTCCTTAACTAAACCCTCTTCCATGCTAAAATTTCAACAATACTATCCTCAACCTCACCAACCTTCGCTACCTCTATGAGCTCGGCGTCAACAACAATAACATGTCTAGCCCTCTATGGTGCAAAACATACATCACAACTTCGTCTTCATTCCAAAAGACCCTCTCACTCTCTTAGCCTCATCTATCAACGACTCTAGTACAACTCCTCTTTGGTCCCATCTCTCTACCCCAACCACTTCTGTAACTCTCCCTTTCTCATCACCAAACATCTTGTAACCAGTTTCAATCGCTTCTTAGCCATCCTCCACAGCCACCACCTCCCCATTGCCACTAATCCAAAATGCGACAATCTCCACATGAGTGTCCCCATTAGCAGGGCGCATTGGGAGGAGCGGCATGTTGCCTGCCTCCCCCTTCTCCGTTGTCCTCTGTCACTTCCCCTTCTCCCCCATGCCCAAGCCCTCCTCCCCCGCGTGCGCTCTCAATCCCCAGTTCATCCCCGATCGATTCTCCTTCACCATGTCCGAGGTTGAGGGCTTCAGATTCTAGCCGGCGAGCTTCGACTGCTTTCACCCTAGATCCTCTTCCTCGCCACCCACCgccgctccccccccccccccccccaccctgcTCAACTGATCATCCGGACCCGGCAACGAAAATTAAATCGCCATCGCACAAATCTGAGAGCACTCCAATTTCTATTATTCATCTATCTACGTGGATCTCAAAGCAACTTGTGAATGATCCAGCAATGGATCAccttaatttttttatctttttttattttttttcaatctttcACTATCATTTGGATGTTTCTTTATCATAGTGCTGACCAAAAAATACGTGCCAAAAAATGTGACAAGCTGCTGCATATACAGGACTGGGCCCCACATGGATAACTTGTCAATTAaacaattaataattaatatttctaatataatataaattctAAAACTCACTAAGCCAAACTCCAAAGCATTCTTAATTTCCATATTTAAATGAAACTATACTTCGACCAATATAACCAAACAAATTGCAAGGGTTGGTATGGTACAACTAAATCTAAAACTATATTTTAATCCCACAATTCAACTTCTACCTATTTCTTTCTATACTTCGGctctataaaaaaaatacagaatAAAAAAAGTGAACTAATAGCCCATTAAGTAACCAAAACATAATCAAAGGAATCAAGTAAGTATAACAAATATGAGTGCatggtataaaataatttatttagcAAGGTaagattttgtgatatcatGCATATAACTCCAATATGCTGCAATACATATAATTTCCCAAATGAATAACTTACAAATAATCCAAAATGCATTTTAGAAACCAGTATCAAAGCCAAAGTTATTATGCCAAAGTTTCAATGAATATCTTATAAtcatatattttcaaaaatattttatcgACTCATCAATCTATATAACTATGACCACATAAATTCTCTATGATAGAGCCTATAGTACCATACTTACCCCTGCAGAGTAGGCCCATAATATCGCATTTAACTCTTATGGAGTAGATTTATAGAACCACACTAAACCCCTACAGAGTAGGCCCATAGTAATCAAGTTCTGGAACAAACGATGCCATAGCCAATGTACAACCTTTGTTTGGTAGGATCCAAAACATAATCAGACTGATAATCCACTCAATATGCACAAATTCAAAGTATGTAATCAAAATTTCTCATATTTATCTTTGCAATATTCAAATTTGGCTTAACATCTATAAATCCACAATGATAGGTAATTGTCAAAATTTCAAATGGTTGATATGCAAATGTGATTTCCAAATTAATACAGTTAAATTCATCAATATACAGATTCCAAAGATTCATGTAGAAGTTTCCAGAATTCAATTACATGGAATAATCTTAGCAAAAACTCATGATTATCAATTTACATGGATATCATGTACATTAGATTCATGCTTGATCCAACTTTTACGAATATACAAAACAAACAATGCAATTTTCAAAGTATTTGTCATTAATTAATACAAAGTATATGTCCAAAAACTATGTACATGTTATTCAAAATTGCTTTGATTAGGTGGAGGTTACTTACCTTCTCGCGCTAGCCAAACAACTTGCAAATTTGTGCATATTTCAAAATCAACCTAAAACAAGATAATTGAGAGTTAAATGCTAGCTTTTATTTATCCACCTCTTCATACATGATTAATTTTTAGATATTTCCAACTCCCAAATCTATACCATTACTAGCTAATTTCATATCTATATAGTGCAACAATTAATCCAAGTTAGTACCTTACAATCTTTCCTATTTTATGGACAACTATAGTATTATAGAATTTTCccatacttcttttatggaatAATACTTATAACTTTTCAGATCAACTATAGCACTATTATAGTAATTTCACCAAAAATAATATCCAAATACTAAGGCCCATTTGGCAGAACTTTTggtgggccagaaagcactttttgaTCCTCCAAATATACTTTTGGATGGAATAgagatgtttggtaaaaaaatcgaaaaactATTTTAGCTCTGCGAgaaagctaaaatagctttttgggagaagctccaaaatagagcttttttgaaaaagcacttttagcatACATCGAAAAGCTATTTTgatttacaatttttttttatttttggaccaaaatacgcataataaaatattatatttataaaagatgtccttttatatttattaatatataatgataatgattataatattttatgcctttattattatattatactataaatataatattatattacatgatctcataatatattgttatgttatgttatataatatcaaattatgttatattattatgctatactatacaatattatattactatataacaataatataatattacattatggtaatattatactatatcatatatttatatattaatacatattatattttattttgctttgttatataatactatgtaatatcctttatggtcattttgtcataccaaaagtactttttcggtttgtttaccaaacacatattgAAGTTCTACaatactttagaaatgtagttaccaaacaacaaataactttttataaaagctttaCTTCAAAAAGCTCTAGTTCAAAAACCTCTACTTCAAAAAATTCTACTTttgaaagctctactgccaacaattCTGTCTAACGGGGCTTAAGTATAAGTAAGGGTCTAATCAAATCTAAGGCCAATACTCTGTTATGTCATTCCCTGCATATTAGGCCACTTTAATGATTTAATTGACTAAGCTAACATCCTTcaaaaaatttcaatttttgtaaGTTCATTGATGGACGGGTCAACAACTTATAGTTAAAATTTCTGATTAAAATACTCactgattttaatttaaaatttttggatTGTAACAGGGGAGAACTTGTCCACCTTCAgatcatcatcaaaataaacaaTATTCTCTCTCCCCTAGTTCAATGTTACCTAATCCTTATGAATGCTAGAAATTATATCTTACCCTAAACCTTTCAATTTTTAGTCTTATGTTTTCAAAAAtctgattttaagaaaaaattagGGTCTTACCTTGACAATGGCTTCAGTAGATTGGCATTTCCCCCGCATTATCTTCTCCTTGAAAGCACTCCCCTGAAATTACCATTGTCACAGCAAGTTAGTGAGGAATTAGAGATTGAGAGAGAAATAGACAAGAAAAGAGAGAGTAAGGGGAAAGAGAAAGGGTAATAGATGATGAAAGAGAAGTCCAGTTTCCTCTACctcttttcctttcctcttgttttcttcttgttccatagagagagagatagagggagATTATGCAGTGTAAAAATATCAAGCAGCATGCATTACCGGCACTTAAAGTTTACTATGCAGTATATACTAGCAAATAGGCCTTATGCAATGCATATTAAAGAAAAAATACATATAAAgatttaaattattaaaaaatattaaacagaaaatattaagctttatatcTATATCTTTTAGCCTTAGATTTTAAACCAATAATTACTTTCAAAATCCTAGACTTGGTTAACTCTGAAACTCATGCCGGCTCTCCAATCGATATCAGTTTGTCACCATTCTTTTATCGGCATTATGACTCTGTTGTTACTCCTTCACCAGTGCCATGGGATATTGCTATCAACATGGTTTTCTTCATTGTCCCTCACTACTATAATGACTCCCTAGTCATGCCTTTATCTTTAGAGCAATGTCGCTAGCCACCACCATGGCtcattctcttcctctctccctccatTCCCCCCTCTCCCATCCAAAACTGGAGTGCCTAATTCAAGTTTAATAAGGTGAGCTCAAGGTAGTTTGAAACTTGAATGAGCCAAGCTTGAGTTGCGACTTCTCAACTTATGTTGAGCCGGAGCCAAGCTCAAGTTGGCTAGCTACAATTTCGAGTTGATCTCGAGCAAGCCTTGTGTTCAGCTTGTATACTAGCTCTTAGCTATGTGTATGCAACATAATCAGCCTTGCCACGCTTGAATGGTTgaacccttttttttattttatgaaatacGAGTGTCTTTTTGGAGGGATTGTAATGGAATTATAGTTTAGAAAGAAAATACCGGGTTCCATGAATGGTCTATACATCTGGACTCCGGAGGGAGATAAGGGAGCAAGGATATCGGCTGATATGAATCGGACATATTCTCATATATCAACTGCT
Above is a genomic segment from Phoenix dactylifera cultivar Barhee BC4 chromosome 2, palm_55x_up_171113_PBpolish2nd_filt_p, whole genome shotgun sequence containing:
- the LOC103695463 gene encoding probable indole-3-pyruvate monooxygenase YUCCA10 gives rise to the protein MWTYDRIKLDLLRLFCSQPGVPHPATSLQGKDITYYQDEYERLLKIHPIYGKNVHSMKFDEEAKQWKIEGSNTDTGELVTYEARFLILATGNNSKGLIPDHPGLENFTGEIVHFHNYRNGARYNEQKVLVAGSGAYVTEIAHNLSTFGANPTIAIWNPIAHVIRGVSGKEITFWDGTTDQFEAIILVMEGVENPFLLDGIHAYKKAGMYQNIRTYWRGKYGSFRAGLTRGGLHGVAIDALNIATDIKMVYYANHG